From the Primulina tabacum isolate GXHZ01 chromosome 3, ASM2559414v2, whole genome shotgun sequence genome, one window contains:
- the LOC142539477 gene encoding signal peptide peptidase-like 4 isoform X1, with the protein MEMKNRTFYCAIFALLSGCVVFAGDIIHQDDVAPARPGCDNDFVLVKVPLWINGKEVAGFVGVGARFGPTLESKEKRANLTRIALADPPDCCRGPKNKITGEVILAHRGNCSFVTKADNAEAAGASALLIINNRTELFKMVCKANETNVNIRIPVVILTSNAGATLIQSMRDNSNVSIQMYSPKRPVVDVAEVFLWLMAVGTILCASYWSAWTAKQAAIEQEKLLKDGSDEYLSNEAHSSNGVMDINIASAILFVVIASSFLIMLYKLMSYVFIEILVVVFCIGGMEGLQTCLVTLLSCFRWFERAAESYIKVPFLGAVSYLTLAVSPSCIAFAVLWAVFRRISFAWIGQDILGITLIITVLQIIRVPNLKVGTVLLSCAFLYDIFWVFVSQWLFHKSIMIVVARGDGSGEDGIPMLLKIPRMFDPWGGYSIIGFGDIILPGLVIAFALRYDWLSRKSLKDGYFLWAMIAYGLGLLITYVALNLMDGHGQPALLYIVPFTLGTFIALAKKRGDLNHLWNRGDPERVCPHVQLQPDDR; encoded by the exons ATGGAGATGAAGAACAGAACTTTCTACTGTGCAATTTTTGCGTTGTTGAGTGGTTGTGTAGTGTTTGCAGGCGACATTATTCATCAAGATGATGTCGCTCCGGCGAGGCCTGGTTGTGATAACGACTTTGTTCTG GTTAAAGTACCATTGTGGATTAATGGTAAAGAAGTGGCAGGGTTTGTGGGTGTTGGAGCCCGATTTGGACCCACCTTGGAATCGAAAGAGAAGCGGGCAAACCTTACTCGAATCGCTCTTGCGGATCCTCCTGATTGTTGTCGTGGACCTAAGAACAAG ATTACAGGTGAGGTAATATTGGCGCATCGGGGAAATTGCAGCTTTGTTACCAAAGCAGACAATGCAGAAGCTGCCGGAGCTTCAGCTTTACTTATAATAAACAATCGGACAG AGCTCTTCAAGATGGTTTGTAAGGCAAACGAAACCAATGTAAATATTCGCATTCCAGTTGTCATACTCACATCGAATGCTGGTGCAACCTTGATACAGAGTATGAGGGATAACTCAAATG TTTCCATTCAGATGTACTCTCCAAAACGACCAGTGGTTGATGTTGCTGAGGTGTTCCTCTGGCTAATGGCTGTCGGTACAATATTATGTGCGTCTTATTGGTCTGCATGGACTGCAAAACAAGCAGCTATTGAGCAGGAGAAGCTCTTGAAG GATGGTTCTGATGAATACCTCAGCAATGAGGCACATAGTTCCAATGGTGTCATGGACATCAACATTGCATCAGCAATTTTGTTCGTTGTGATTGCTTCCTCGTTCTTAATCATGCTCTACAAGCTGATGTCCTATGTGTTCATTGAGATTCTGGTGGTTgtattttgtattggtggcatGGAG GGTTTGCAAACTTGTCTGGTGACTCTGTTATCATG TTTCAGATGGTTTGAACGTGCTGCCGAATCATATATAAAAGTACCTTTTCTGGGAGCCGTATCTTATCTTACACTCGCTGTTTCTCCTTCGTGCATAGCATTTGCTGTTCTATGGGCAGTTTTCCGACGGATCTCCTTCGCTTGGATTGGTCAAGATATACTT GGCATTACCTTGATTATTACAGTTCTCCAAATAATACGAGTTCCAAATCTTAAG GTGGGTACGGTTCTACTGAGCTGTGCATTtttgtatgatattttttgGGTCTTCGTTTCCCAATGGTTGTTCCATAAGAGCATCATGATAGTG GTAGCTCGTGGTGATGGAAGTGGAGAAGATGGTATCCCAATGTTACTAAAAATCCCTCGAATGTTTGATCCTTGGGGCGGATACAGTATCATTGGATTCGGAGATATTATCTTACCAGGACTAGTAATAGCATTTGCCTTGAG ATATGATTGGCTGTCCAGGAAAAGTCTAAAAGATGGTTACTTTCTGTGGGCGATGATTGCTTATGGTTTAG GGCTTCTCATCACTTATGTGGCTTTAAACTTGATGGATGGACATGGACAACCGGCTTTGCTTTACATCGTCCCTTTCACACTAG GCACATTCATAGCATTGGCCAAGAAGAGAGGCGATTTGAATCATCTTTGGAACCGAGGGGATCCGGAAAGAGTATGTCCACACGTTCAACTTCAACCAGATGACCGATGA
- the LOC142539477 gene encoding signal peptide peptidase-like 4 isoform X2, which produces MVCKANETNVNIRIPVVILTSNAGATLIQSMRDNSNVSIQMYSPKRPVVDVAEVFLWLMAVGTILCASYWSAWTAKQAAIEQEKLLKDGSDEYLSNEAHSSNGVMDINIASAILFVVIASSFLIMLYKLMSYVFIEILVVVFCIGGMEGLQTCLVTLLSCFRWFERAAESYIKVPFLGAVSYLTLAVSPSCIAFAVLWAVFRRISFAWIGQDILGITLIITVLQIIRVPNLKVGTVLLSCAFLYDIFWVFVSQWLFHKSIMIVVARGDGSGEDGIPMLLKIPRMFDPWGGYSIIGFGDIILPGLVIAFALRYDWLSRKSLKDGYFLWAMIAYGLGLLITYVALNLMDGHGQPALLYIVPFTLGTFIALAKKRGDLNHLWNRGDPERVCPHVQLQPDDR; this is translated from the exons ATGGTTTGTAAGGCAAACGAAACCAATGTAAATATTCGCATTCCAGTTGTCATACTCACATCGAATGCTGGTGCAACCTTGATACAGAGTATGAGGGATAACTCAAATG TTTCCATTCAGATGTACTCTCCAAAACGACCAGTGGTTGATGTTGCTGAGGTGTTCCTCTGGCTAATGGCTGTCGGTACAATATTATGTGCGTCTTATTGGTCTGCATGGACTGCAAAACAAGCAGCTATTGAGCAGGAGAAGCTCTTGAAG GATGGTTCTGATGAATACCTCAGCAATGAGGCACATAGTTCCAATGGTGTCATGGACATCAACATTGCATCAGCAATTTTGTTCGTTGTGATTGCTTCCTCGTTCTTAATCATGCTCTACAAGCTGATGTCCTATGTGTTCATTGAGATTCTGGTGGTTgtattttgtattggtggcatGGAG GGTTTGCAAACTTGTCTGGTGACTCTGTTATCATG TTTCAGATGGTTTGAACGTGCTGCCGAATCATATATAAAAGTACCTTTTCTGGGAGCCGTATCTTATCTTACACTCGCTGTTTCTCCTTCGTGCATAGCATTTGCTGTTCTATGGGCAGTTTTCCGACGGATCTCCTTCGCTTGGATTGGTCAAGATATACTT GGCATTACCTTGATTATTACAGTTCTCCAAATAATACGAGTTCCAAATCTTAAG GTGGGTACGGTTCTACTGAGCTGTGCATTtttgtatgatattttttgGGTCTTCGTTTCCCAATGGTTGTTCCATAAGAGCATCATGATAGTG GTAGCTCGTGGTGATGGAAGTGGAGAAGATGGTATCCCAATGTTACTAAAAATCCCTCGAATGTTTGATCCTTGGGGCGGATACAGTATCATTGGATTCGGAGATATTATCTTACCAGGACTAGTAATAGCATTTGCCTTGAG ATATGATTGGCTGTCCAGGAAAAGTCTAAAAGATGGTTACTTTCTGTGGGCGATGATTGCTTATGGTTTAG GGCTTCTCATCACTTATGTGGCTTTAAACTTGATGGATGGACATGGACAACCGGCTTTGCTTTACATCGTCCCTTTCACACTAG GCACATTCATAGCATTGGCCAAGAAGAGAGGCGATTTGAATCATCTTTGGAACCGAGGGGATCCGGAAAGAGTATGTCCACACGTTCAACTTCAACCAGATGACCGATGA
- the LOC142539478 gene encoding SKP1-like protein 21 isoform X1 has protein sequence MTEADSEIVKPEQMLKACVWLRTSDDSIQQVEQEVAMLCPFICHEIHSGMGSSKNYPISLPSRVNPGMLSLILDYCHFHQVPGHSNKERKSFDEKFVRMDTKRLCELTSAADSLQLKPLVDLTSRALARVIEGKTPEQIREIFHLPDDLTEEEKLEPIKNTMDDPRIRLLNRLYARKRKELKEREERLKNLEVEEEHADERSVDDLLSFINGDSEDCKGSRNSKHKKKNRRRKELQKSASVNCTRTSSSTSFTSNAADVNDTDSHELNSACRNPMTHSDSLPTHFNATKLRDIEEDRSSPDIEFDDCDIDDGIDPALKEKIDREVEDFARRLNSDWPERMQQILSLGQERIPLPLAINGNGSLRRFTSLDRFPR, from the exons ATGACAGAGGCTGATAGTGAAATAGTCAAACCCGAG CAGATGCTGAAGGCTTGTGTGTGGCTTCGAACTTCTGATGATTCGATACAGCAAGTGGAGCAAGAGGTTGCCATGCTTTGTCCATTCATTTGTCATGAAATCCACTCAGGCATGGGATCTTCTAAGAATTATCCCATTTCTCTTCCTTCACGGGTTAATCCTGGCATGCTGAGCTTAATACTTGACTATTGCCACTTTCATCAAGTACCAGGCCACTCTAATAAG GAGAGGAAGTCCTTTGACGAGAAGTTTGTTCGAATGGATACGAAAAGGCTGTGCGAGTTGACATCTGCAGCTGACAGTCTGCAATTAAAACCTCTGGTCGACCTCACCAGCCGAGCACTTGCACGGGTGATTGAAGGGAAGACTCCTGAACAGATACGCGAGATATTTCATCTTCCTGACGATCTCACTGAG GAAGAGAAGTTGGAGCCTATAAAAAACACCATGGATGATCCAAGGATTCGGCTATTGAATAGATTGTATGCTAGAAAGagaaaagaattaaaagaaagGGAGGAGAGACTAAAG AATCTCGAGGTAGAAGAGGAGCATGCAGATGAGCGTTCAGTtgatgatttattgtcattcATTAATGGAGACAGTGAAG ATTGTAAGGGTTCTAGAAATTCCAAACATAAAAAGAAGAATCGTAGGAGAAAAGAACTTCAAAAATCTGCTTCTGTAAACTGCACCAGGACTTCAAGCAGCACTTCTTTTACTAGCAATGCTGCGGATGTGAATGACACG GATTCACATGAGCTTAATTCTGCATGCAGAAATCCGATGACTCATAGCGATTCCCTGCCTACCCATTTTAATGCGACAAAACTGCGGGACATTGAAGAAGATAGATCTTCACCTGACATTGAGTTTGATGATTGTGATATAGATGATGGCATTGACCCtgcattaaaagaaaaaattgataG GGAGGTCGAAGACTTTGCTAGAAGGTTAAATTCGGATTGGCCAGAAAGAATGCAACAAATTTTATCTCTGGGTCAAGAGAGAATACCGTTACCATTGGCAATTAATGGAAATGGTTCCTTGAGAAGATTCACCA GCCTAGATCGGTTCCCGCGATGA
- the LOC142539478 gene encoding SKP1-like protein 21 isoform X2 codes for MTEADSEIVKPEMLKACVWLRTSDDSIQQVEQEVAMLCPFICHEIHSGMGSSKNYPISLPSRVNPGMLSLILDYCHFHQVPGHSNKERKSFDEKFVRMDTKRLCELTSAADSLQLKPLVDLTSRALARVIEGKTPEQIREIFHLPDDLTEEEKLEPIKNTMDDPRIRLLNRLYARKRKELKEREERLKNLEVEEEHADERSVDDLLSFINGDSEDCKGSRNSKHKKKNRRRKELQKSASVNCTRTSSSTSFTSNAADVNDTDSHELNSACRNPMTHSDSLPTHFNATKLRDIEEDRSSPDIEFDDCDIDDGIDPALKEKIDREVEDFARRLNSDWPERMQQILSLGQERIPLPLAINGNGSLRRFTSLDRFPR; via the exons ATGACAGAGGCTGATAGTGAAATAGTCAAACCCGAG ATGCTGAAGGCTTGTGTGTGGCTTCGAACTTCTGATGATTCGATACAGCAAGTGGAGCAAGAGGTTGCCATGCTTTGTCCATTCATTTGTCATGAAATCCACTCAGGCATGGGATCTTCTAAGAATTATCCCATTTCTCTTCCTTCACGGGTTAATCCTGGCATGCTGAGCTTAATACTTGACTATTGCCACTTTCATCAAGTACCAGGCCACTCTAATAAG GAGAGGAAGTCCTTTGACGAGAAGTTTGTTCGAATGGATACGAAAAGGCTGTGCGAGTTGACATCTGCAGCTGACAGTCTGCAATTAAAACCTCTGGTCGACCTCACCAGCCGAGCACTTGCACGGGTGATTGAAGGGAAGACTCCTGAACAGATACGCGAGATATTTCATCTTCCTGACGATCTCACTGAG GAAGAGAAGTTGGAGCCTATAAAAAACACCATGGATGATCCAAGGATTCGGCTATTGAATAGATTGTATGCTAGAAAGagaaaagaattaaaagaaagGGAGGAGAGACTAAAG AATCTCGAGGTAGAAGAGGAGCATGCAGATGAGCGTTCAGTtgatgatttattgtcattcATTAATGGAGACAGTGAAG ATTGTAAGGGTTCTAGAAATTCCAAACATAAAAAGAAGAATCGTAGGAGAAAAGAACTTCAAAAATCTGCTTCTGTAAACTGCACCAGGACTTCAAGCAGCACTTCTTTTACTAGCAATGCTGCGGATGTGAATGACACG GATTCACATGAGCTTAATTCTGCATGCAGAAATCCGATGACTCATAGCGATTCCCTGCCTACCCATTTTAATGCGACAAAACTGCGGGACATTGAAGAAGATAGATCTTCACCTGACATTGAGTTTGATGATTGTGATATAGATGATGGCATTGACCCtgcattaaaagaaaaaattgataG GGAGGTCGAAGACTTTGCTAGAAGGTTAAATTCGGATTGGCCAGAAAGAATGCAACAAATTTTATCTCTGGGTCAAGAGAGAATACCGTTACCATTGGCAATTAATGGAAATGGTTCCTTGAGAAGATTCACCA GCCTAGATCGGTTCCCGCGATGA